In Mycolicibacterium aubagnense, the DNA window ACCGTCGACGCCGCTACGCAGCAAGCCGCCAATGTCGAGGGCACCCGCGCCGTCATCGAGTTGACCCGCAGTCTCGGCGCCACGCTGCATCACGTCTCATCGATCGCGGTGGCCGGCAACTACCGCGGGATTTTCACCGAGGACGACTTCGACGTCTCGCAGGAGCTGCCGACGCCGTACCACCAGACCAAGTTCGAAGCAGAGCAACTGGTGCGCGCCACCCCCGGCCTGCGTCACCGGATCTACCGGCCGGCCGTCGTGGTCGGCGACTCCCGGACCGGCGAGATGGACAAGGTCGACGGGCCGTACTACTTCTTCGGGGTGCTGTCGCGACTGGCGGCGCTGCCCAAGTTCACGCCGATGATGGTGCCCGACACCGGCCGCACCAACATCGTGCCGGTGGACTATGTGGTTGACGCCCTCGTCCATCTCATGCACGCCGACGGTCGCGACGGTCAGACGTTCCACCTGACGTCACCGAATCCCATTGGACTCAAGGACATCTACCGTGGCGTCGCACGCGAGGCCGGCCTGCCGCCGCTGCGCGGCACGCTGCCGAAAGCCACCGCGGCCCCGGTGCTCAAGGCCACCGGCCGGGCCAGGGTGCTGCGCAACATGGCGGCAACCCAGCTGGGCATCCCCGGCGAGGTCCTCGACGTCGTCGACCTGGCACCGTCCTTCGCGTCGGACACCACCGTCGCGGCACTGCAGGGCAGCGGCATCGTCCTACCCGAATTCGCCTCGTACGCACCGAAACTGTGGCGCTACTGGGCCGAACACCTGGACCCCGACCGGGCCCGGCGGGACGACCCGCGCGGACCGCTCGTGGGTCGCAACGTGATCATCACAGGTGCGTCCAGCGGTATCGGACGGGCCTCGGCCATCGCCGTTGCCGAGCGCGGCGGCCGGGTGTTCGCGTTGGCTCGTAGCGCCGACGCGCTCGATGAACTCGTCGACGAGATTCGCCAATTCGGCGGCGAGGCCTACGCCTTCACGTGCGATGTGGCCGACGGCGGATCGGTGGAGCACACCGTCAAGGACATTCTGGGCCAGTTCGATCACGTCGACTATCTGGTGAACAACGCCGGCCGCTCGATCCGTCGTTCGGTGGTCAACTCGACCGACCGCTTCCACGACTACGAGCGCGTGATGGCAGTCAACTACTTCGGCGCGGTCCGGATGACGCTGGCGCTGCTACCGCACTGGCGAGAACGCCGCTTCGGTCACGTGGTCAACGTGTCGAGCGCCGGGGTCCAGGCCAACAGCCCGAAGTACAGTGCCTACCTGCCGAGCAAGGCGGCACTGGACGCCTTCTCTGAAGTTGTTGGTACCGAGACCCTTTCGGACCACATCACGTTCACCAACATCCATATGCCGTTGGTCGAGACCCCGATGATCGCTCCGTCCAAGCGACTGAACCCCGTGCCGCCCATCACCGCGGAGCATGCCGCGGCGATGGTGGTGCGCGGCTTGGTCGAGAAGCCGGCGCGGATCGACACACCCATGGGAACGCTGGGCGATCTCGGAAATTACTTCACCCCCAAGCTGTCTCGCCGAATACTGCACCAGCTGTACCTGGGCTACCCCGATTCGGCAGCAGCCCGCGGCGTCACCGAAACTCCGCCGCCGGCCGACCGCCCACGCAACCCGCGACGGCCCAAACGGCCCATCTCGGTCAGCAGGGTCCGGGTGCCGCGGCCGGTCAAGACCGCCGTGCGCCTGATCCCCGGAGTGCACTGGTAGAAACGACGACACCTGGTCCGTGCCACCGCACGGACCAGGTGTCGCGGTATCGAGGTCAGATCAATTCGTACGCCGGATCCCGGTGCAGGGTCGAGTCGATGCCTTCCTCCTCCGCTTCGGCGGAGATGCGCATGCCCATCATCTTCTTGATCGCGAGTGCGATCACGAGGGCGACCGTGAAGGAATAGACCAAGACGGCTCCCGCCGCGACGGCCTGCTTGAGCAGCAGGTCCGCGCCACCGCCGTACAGGAGTCCGTTGACGCCGTTGGGCATTCCCGAGCTGGCGAAGAATCCGATCAGCAGCGTACCGACGATGCCGCCCACGAGGTGCACGCCGACGACGTCAGTCGAGTCGTCGTAGCCGAACTTGTGCTTGAGGCCGATCGCGAACGGGCAGATCACCGCCGGAATGAACCCGACGAAGATGGCGCCGATCGGGGTCACCGCACCACAGGCCGGAGTGATGGCAACCAGACCGGTGATCGCGCCGGAGGCCGCGCCAATGCCGGTCACGTGACCGTCCTTGAACTTCTCCACCAGAAGCCAGCCCAGCGTGGCCGCACACGTCGCGACGAATGACGTGACCATGACGATCGCGGCCGGCTTACCGGCGGACAGCGCCGATCCACCGTTGAAGGCATACCAACCCGCCCACAGCAGCCCGGCCCCGAGCAAGGTCAGCGGCACATTGTGGGGTCTACGCGACGTCCAGGTCGCCGACTTGCCGAGCACCAGCGCCACCGCCAGCGCCGCCGCGCCCGCGTTGATGTGGACGGCGGTGCCACCGGCGAAGTCGATCGCATGCAACTTATTGGCGATCCAGCCGCCCTTGGCCGTACTGGTCACCACACCGTCGGCCGCGAAAACCCAATGGGCGACCGGGAAATAGACCAGAACCGCCCATGCCGTCGCGAACGTCATCCACGCCGCAAACTTCATCCGGTCCGCCGCAGCACCCGAGACGATCGCTACGGTGAGCGCCGCGAAGAGCGCCTGGAAAAGCGCAAACAAACTGACCGGCAGCCCGTTGATGGTGGTCATCGGATCCAAGAGGTCCTTCATCCCCGCGAACTCGGTGAAGCTCCCGACGAATCCGCCGTACGAGGTGCCGAATGTCATCGAGAAGCCAAACAACACCCACAACACACCGACGACGGCCACGGCGCCGTACGTCATCATCATCATGTTGGTCGAGCTCTTCACACTGACCATGCCGCCGTAAAACAATGCCAGCCCTGGGATCATGATGGTGAGCCCAATGATGCAACAGAGCATGAATGCTGTTGTTCCGGTGTCCATTTCGCCTCCTCGCAGGTTCGTGAGCACATGACATGCCCGTCTCTGCACAGTAGACATCGTTTTCTTTGCGTAGACGCTACGTTGCACGTAACAAACTTGTGAACGACCCCGTAACGCCGAAGTTACGTCGCCACTGTTGCAATACCCATGGCAACTGTGTCTACTTTTAAGAAACATTGATTCTCATCAGTAGTCGGGAGTTGGCATGACGACGAAACCCAAATCACTTGCGGCGCTGGCCGAACAATCGGGGACCAAGTTCATCCTGGCGCTCTTCGTCGATCTCAACGGCAAGCCGTGCGCCAAGCTGGTACCGGTCGAAGCGGTCGACGAACTGGCCACCAATGGTGTCGGATTCGCCGGCTATGCGGTCGGCGCGATCGGCCAGGAGCCAAGAGATCCCGATCTGATCGCAATTCCCGATCCGGCGTCCTTCACCCCGATTCCGTTTGTCAAAGAAGGCCTGGCCCTTGTGCATTGCGACCCGCACGTCAACGGCGCACCGTGGCCATTCGCCCCCCGCAACATTCTCAAGGCGATGATCCAGCAGGCGGCCGATGCCGGATTCGAGCCCTGGATCGGAGCCGAGGTCGAGTACTTCCTGCTCAAACGCGACGCCGGCGGTGCACTGGTACCCGCGGACGACCAGGACACCGCAGCCCAGCCGTGTTACGACGCCCGCAGTGTCACCCGGATGTACGACCATCTCGCGTCGATCAGCACCGCCATCAATGGGCTCGGCTGGGGCAATTACGCCAACGACCACGAAGACGGGTCCGGCCAGTTCGAGCAGAACTTCAATTACGCCGAGGCGCTGACGACCTGCGACCGCGTCATCACGCTGCGTTACCTGCTCAATGTGATGGCCGCCGAACGGGGCATGATCGCGACCTTCATGCCAAAACCGTTCGCAGACAAGACCGGCTCCGGTCTGCACATGCACATCTCGCTCACCAGCGGAGGTGCTCCGGTGTTCCCCACCGAGCCCCCGGAGGACAACCGCGGCCTCGCGATGTCCGCAACCGCGTATTCGTTCATTGCGGGCATCCTCGATCACGCCTGCGCGATGCAGGCCGTGATCGCACCAACGGTCAACTCCTACAAGCGAACCGGCGCTATCTCGACGGCGTCGGGCGCATCCTGGGCG includes these proteins:
- a CDS encoding SDR family oxidoreductase, which encodes MRYVVTGGTGFIGRRVVSRILALHDEATRPNFGTAEVFVLVRRGSLARFEELASEWGDRAKPLVGDLTSADLGLTDLADLGPVDHVVHCAAIYDMTVDAATQQAANVEGTRAVIELTRSLGATLHHVSSIAVAGNYRGIFTEDDFDVSQELPTPYHQTKFEAEQLVRATPGLRHRIYRPAVVVGDSRTGEMDKVDGPYYFFGVLSRLAALPKFTPMMVPDTGRTNIVPVDYVVDALVHLMHADGRDGQTFHLTSPNPIGLKDIYRGVAREAGLPPLRGTLPKATAAPVLKATGRARVLRNMAATQLGIPGEVLDVVDLAPSFASDTTVAALQGSGIVLPEFASYAPKLWRYWAEHLDPDRARRDDPRGPLVGRNVIITGASSGIGRASAIAVAERGGRVFALARSADALDELVDEIRQFGGEAYAFTCDVADGGSVEHTVKDILGQFDHVDYLVNNAGRSIRRSVVNSTDRFHDYERVMAVNYFGAVRMTLALLPHWRERRFGHVVNVSSAGVQANSPKYSAYLPSKAALDAFSEVVGTETLSDHITFTNIHMPLVETPMIAPSKRLNPVPPITAEHAAAMVVRGLVEKPARIDTPMGTLGDLGNYFTPKLSRRILHQLYLGYPDSAAARGVTETPPPADRPRNPRRPKRPISVSRVRVPRPVKTAVRLIPGVHW
- a CDS encoding ammonium transporter, which translates into the protein MDTGTTAFMLCCIIGLTIMIPGLALFYGGMVSVKSSTNMMMMTYGAVAVVGVLWVLFGFSMTFGTSYGGFVGSFTEFAGMKDLLDPMTTINGLPVSLFALFQALFAALTVAIVSGAAADRMKFAAWMTFATAWAVLVYFPVAHWVFAADGVVTSTAKGGWIANKLHAIDFAGGTAVHINAGAAALAVALVLGKSATWTSRRPHNVPLTLLGAGLLWAGWYAFNGGSALSAGKPAAIVMVTSFVATCAATLGWLLVEKFKDGHVTGIGAASGAITGLVAITPACGAVTPIGAIFVGFIPAVICPFAIGLKHKFGYDDSTDVVGVHLVGGIVGTLLIGFFASSGMPNGVNGLLYGGGADLLLKQAVAAGAVLVYSFTVALVIALAIKKMMGMRISAEAEEEGIDSTLHRDPAYELI
- the glnT gene encoding type III glutamate--ammonia ligase; protein product: MTTKPKSLAALAEQSGTKFILALFVDLNGKPCAKLVPVEAVDELATNGVGFAGYAVGAIGQEPRDPDLIAIPDPASFTPIPFVKEGLALVHCDPHVNGAPWPFAPRNILKAMIQQAADAGFEPWIGAEVEYFLLKRDAGGALVPADDQDTAAQPCYDARSVTRMYDHLASISTAINGLGWGNYANDHEDGSGQFEQNFNYAEALTTCDRVITLRYLLNVMAAERGMIATFMPKPFADKTGSGLHMHISLTSGGAPVFPTEPPEDNRGLAMSATAYSFIAGILDHACAMQAVIAPTVNSYKRTGAISTASGASWAPRFPTYGGNDRTHYVRVPDNSRIELRGGDGSANPYLAAAVALAAGLDGVKRAADPGALGTGPRQERLPATLLHAIERLETDQVMTGALDAAIPPGSDTPSVAAYFARLKKTEFWDWHSAVGAWEHERYLTAF